GAGAGGTATGTTATGTTTTCACGTAATTTCATTAGGCTATAGAATTTCCATatctaataaattatatttaatgttTAATTCTCATTCATTAGTTCATTTATTTAAAGCgccacaaaattattatttacaataatagtaatattgaaagaaaaaacaGTAGTGCAATCTCGAATATGGATTAATTTCACTGATACCAGGGTCATatttctaaaatattgaaatgaaattgCGCTATTTATTCCCATGTTAAACACAGGAAAAGTCGAATTGCTTTTCTCCAGAGCTCCCAATAACAAGTTGACCGATATCTagtcaaaaaaattgtcatggcCGCTGAATTTTTGATGTTAGTTAATCCTAAATAAATGATCAAACTGATCCAGGACGTCAAAATGATGGGAATGTCGAAAATGCATCCCAATCAAAAAGATGGAAAATGGCTAATGTTATTTCATCTGATCACAGAAGATTTTTGACTAATTTACATTTGAACAGAGAACTTGACAGGTGAGATTTGAGGTTTCAATGATATTTGTACTGTATTTTACATTAGTTTAGctttaatttcaatttcttaGACACAAAATATAATGTCGTTCATTTATTCAACTTTTTCAACTCTTTTTAACTTCATTCTCgatggtttttaaattttgtttcaaaaatatttccacaatCTACACCTAAAATCTTTAGATTTAGGTACAGAAGAGCtaacatttttgaataatgCTTAAACCTTGTTTTTTGACGATCCTGATGCTTTATTTTAGGTTtcagttttatatttaaattcctGGAACAAATACATTCATTTTATCAGACTTGCATCATTTGCTCGATGGCCTGTTGGTTGCTCGAGTGTGTCACCGGCAGCTCTAGCAAGAACAGGATTCTTCTATCTTGGTGACATGGACAGAACTCAGTGTTTCTCTTGCGGGGGAGTTTTGAGGAATTGGGCACTTGAAGATAATGCAATGGTGAGTCTGAGCATACTAGACGTTTGTGTTGTGatattttaaaacttattttatattttaatatctaatttgatgtttttatcGAGCAAGAGTGGAGATTTTTTATAGAATTAAcagtcttgctgcacacaaaaaaactaattaataaatttatgaaacgTTTTGCTAACCAAGGTCAAACTTTTTTTCCTCATATTAACTCAAGAGTCACTGACTGAAGTCTTACCAACTACAATATTCTTCATACAGGCAGTACATCTTTCACATTTCCCTAATTGCAAAATGGTTTTCGATACCGAACAACGTAATTACCCGGTGAATGAGTTTCCTGACCCACCTGCAGATCGTGAAAGAGATTATCCGTGTAGATTTCCATTTAATCCTCACATGAGAAAAGAGGTTGCCAGACAAGATACTTTTGATCGTCGATGGCCAGTGGGAAGAACAGCTGCAACTCCTGCAGAAATATCACAAGCTGGATTTTTCTTTCTGGGTATTTTCTATAAATGATTCTCATGTTTGGAGTGCCATAGAAATTTGTGACGTTATGATGGAGTTGGGTTAATATAATATACAAACTAAGATATCACACAATCTGCTCTCAACAAGGTGCTATAACCATCTGAATTTAACTTGTAAAATGCACTCCAAAACTTTTGAAATATTCCTTACAGGAGTACTTGACCGTGTCAAATGTTGGTATTGTCACGGCGGCCTTCAAAATTGGGAATATGAGGACGATCCTTGGGCCGAACATGCAAGATGGTTTCCAACCTGTCAGTTTTTATTGAAAGTAAAAGGACAACATTTTGTGCATCAACATCTGTCTGTCAGTCCACATTTGCCACGGCCGATCATTACAAAACAAGATGGAGCGACCATTGACCCTGGCACTGCTGGAGGTGCAGGAGGATCGAGTCAAGGAAATGTTGATATTCCACATAGTGGTCCGGCAGACAGACAACCTGAACCAACACCAGAGATAATTGATCCACAGGTACAGAGATGGATAGAAAAattgtcgaaaatatttttttttgttcttttccaTGCTATTCAGCAATTGCGCGTATAAATTCATTATTTCCATATTGCAATACGCTAAAATAATCAGCTATGGATTTATGTGCAGGCATTCTGCAACTATTGGTATGTTTATAGTATGtgaatacaatattttatttatttgttttattttcaggcTGAAATGATAAAACGTAAAGAAAGAGTGAAAAATATCATGGAGAACTCAGAtcttgtgaaaaatattttactgatggGTTTCGATGAAAAATTCGTAAGTATATGTTTGcatatttggcgctccagaagtgtgtgtaccaatatagaggcaactaattttgttcgcctagtttacatcaagttgtgtaaaaggactatAATCTATGGATGGGGGGattttcacttggctaacacggacagtccccaaactcgtaatagaagtaaaataaggaaaattggaaaaaaattatggcctaaccctaacctggtacacacactacgggagttcCGTATATTTATTCTTTAGCAGTGAACTAGCTAAGATTTACCTAAACCAGAACAAGCTTAGATTTTTTGTCACAAGCCTTGTTTAAAGCAAAAGGCAATTTCACTCTCAAATTACAGGTCGCAACTCTTCTTGAAGATAAAATCGAGAGTGGAAACGTTGCAAATTCTGATGATATTTATGATTCTATATCAAGCTTACTTGATGATGTCATGAAGAAAGAAGCAGAAATCAAAGAAGAGGAGAGCCAGATGCAGGCTGCTGCCCAGATACCTGCAGTGAGAAATGTTGATGGGGCAACTTCTATGGTTTTTCCATCCAACAGTTCAGGTAATGCAGtctcaataatatttatttcaacagtGTTGTATAACAATCATTTAAGAGTTAATATTGATAGTTTCAGTGCAAATGATCAAAAATATATGCTGTATAAAGCAATTTAATTATACCTCATTACTCAGTATATTGCCTAACTAATTAACCAACTCACTAAAGTGTAAGAAAAAGTCATTTAGCAATTCAATGGGGTTTAATGTTTATACCAAGAGGAAGAGGTGGGAAGATGGTTCGCTCATATAGTGAGTCATGGTTTCTTGTCGGATTGCTAATCTCCTTGGGAGTGAATTTGCAATTCGAAAAtttgcacttttttgttttatactGATAGCCTGCCGATTCAATTCAGTATGTTACCAAGGTTGCAATTGACCGCCTAGTtaactggttctcaaccagtgggccatggcccactgctgggccacaggaacattttcaggtgggccacgGACCTAATAAAAATTCTCGGAGTTGTCGATAAAGTTGAACTCTTTTCAAAACTCCATTGCTCCATACATACATTAGCCGCAAATCTAAAACGTTATCTTAAGccaaattgaatgaaaaaaatgaaaattgcttTTGTTCACAATTTTGACCACAACTTTttgaatttgcaaaaaaatgaaatttcacaattttagGATTTTCAAACTACAGATGATGtttaatcattgaaaaaatcttattttcagTGGGCACGTTTGAAATTGGACCTAATAATACAATAGGAATACAAACCGGTTTAGGACAAAATACTGGAAATGTTGGTGGACTTGCAGCTCAAGCACCAGCACCAAGAAGATGGAAAATGGCAAATGTTATTTCATCTGATCACAGAAGATTTTTAACTAATTTACATTTGAACAGAGAACTTGACAGGTGAGATACAAGATTTTAACtcgatagcgatcggagaccgccgacttatcgatcttcgcatgttcaatattttactttacaaaaaaaaaaaattgcttcgactcaatagcgacactgcgtgtcccatcactaattaatgaATAAGTCGCTAATAATAGGACATAATTCACCCAagatcaataggcttctggtccgagatatgatgaatgcacttgCAATTTTGGAGTAGATTCAAcatcgctttcgtgagatatcgcgtgtatctaacagacagacagacaaacaaacaaacagacaaatacctatcaacatacttaccaatcaagatcgataaggaatgatatttgtattgtattgtaCACAGGGCTGGGGACATTTTGAAAAAGCTGGAGCTACCAAAATTTTAGTGTTAGATGTTAGTACATTATATGTTTAAATCTAGcatcaaaatttgaagcagtAGCTTATATCACAATTTTGATTCTCATTTTCGCTAAGCCACAATTTTTCATGAATGTGGTCAAGCACAAAAGCCCTAATGACCAAGGGCATATCCAGGATTTTCATTCAACATACGGTTATTTTTCTGTTATTTAAAATATCCAATCCATTTAAAATGTCCTTTATTCTCTTTTACATATCTCACATTTGCGTCATTTCATGACAAAAGAAAAGCTTTACGACTTCAACATAACATGGCAATCTGTTGGcttaaaaatgtgtggtaaagtgcacgattatattgttttgattcatTTGTTTTTCTTATCATCGCAATGCGGTCACTCGTATTATTTTCAGAATATCACATAATTATCTCAGACCGCATATTGAGTATATGTGAACAAGTTCATCATATATCATATGAGTTCTGTGGAGAGTTTCATCAGTTTCCATTATAATGTTTAGAATAAATAATGGGGTATATCGCGAGCACGATTAATTGCATTTAGATTTATTTCAGTGATGGTATGATTTCCAAAGCCAACCCGTAAATAATATGTATCGTAGGCTcaccaaattataaaattttatagtttttaatCTCTTGCGGGTCTCCTAAAACAGAGCTCATAGTGTTTTTCGTttcattattgtattttataataGCGCTTTTCAATGTGGAAAATTTGGCTTGCAATTCACTCCTTCATTTATATTCAACATCTCAATgctgatgattatataataCCTCTCAGTGGATTCAGAAGTTACGTGCAAGAACAAAAAAAGGAATATGACATAACACTTGACATAAAGGTGTTTCCAGCTCAAATAACACGCCACGCTTACGAAAACAATCAGGAAAATAAGAAAGCATGCGTTATTTACGATTTCGACCCTGAACCCTAATTGGGCTACGCCATGGATAATGGCTATGGAGCCGAAGCTAGAGCCATCTTGATTTTTACCCAGATCCACAGCTCTGATTATACATTAGTTTAGCTCTGATTTCAATTTCTTAGAGAAAGTCCgaaaataatttcattcattcatctactttattctttctttttttttcattgtgtttcaaaaatattccCAGAATCTATGGATTTTTTATGAGATATTCTGAtacttttcattcaaaaaatgttCAATGGTCAAGACGGAGAGGCTAACATTTTTAAATCCCACCATTTTTTTACAATGCTGATTATGTGTATTGCTTTATGCTTTCATTTCCAGtacaaatgtatttattttatcagaCTTGCATCGTTTGCTCAATGGCCTGTTGGTCGCCCGAACGTCTCAGCAGCTGCTCTAGCAAGAACAGGATTCTTCTATCTTGGTGACATGGACAGAACTCAATGCTTCTCTTGTGGAGGAGTTTTGAGGAATTGGAGTTTTGAAGATGATGCATTGGTGAGTCTGAGCATACTAGAATTTCGTATTGTGAATATTTCAAGGAAtctaatttgattttt
This genomic interval from Styela clava chromosome 15, kaStyClav1.hap1.2, whole genome shotgun sequence contains the following:
- the LOC120334419 gene encoding baculoviral IAP repeat-containing protein 3-like; amino-acid sequence: MELAPLEDTETFNSRGRQNDGNVENASQSKRWKMANVISSDHRRFLTNLHLNRELDRLASFARWPVGCSSVSPAALARTGFFYLGDMDRTQCFSCGGVLRNWALEDNAMAVHLSHFPNCKMVFDTEQRNYPVNEFPDPPADRERDYPCRFPFNPHMRKEVARQDTFDRRWPVGRTAATPAEISQAGFFFLGVLDRVKCWYCHGGLQNWEYEDDPWAEHARWFPTCQFLLKVKGQHFVHQHLSVSPHLPRPIITKQDGATIDPGTAGGAGGSSQGNVDIPHSGPADRQPEPTPEIIDPQAEMIKRKERVKNIMENSDLVKNILLMGFDEKFVATLLEDKIESGNVANSDDIYDSISSLLDDVMKKEAEIKEEESQMQAAAQIPAVRNVDGATSMVFPSNSSVGTFEIGPNNTIGIQTGLGQNTGNVGGLAAQAPAPRRWKMANVISSDHRRFLTNLHLNRELDRLASFAQWPVGRPNVSAAALARTGFFYLGDMDRTQCFSCGGVLRNWSFEDDALAKHRSHIPNCKMVRGTEQRNYPVNEFPDSPADRARDYPCRFPSNPHMRNEVARQDTFDRRWPMGRTAATPAEISQAGFFLLGERDRVKCWYCNGGLQNWEYDDNPWIEHAKYFPTCQFLLQVKGQHFVHQQLSVSPHLARPIITKQDGATVDAGNAAGSGEASRNVDIPPSGMRVQQPEPTPKIIDPQAEMRKRKERLQNIMENSDLVKSILLMGFEIVEALLEDKIESGNIANPDDIYDSLSSLLDDVMKKEEEIQEEERQLWAAVRNVGGATSMAFPSHSSVYSSIGASVLPWGPFPGSGRYQISWCDDDEELIDEDIYGSEEAGPSTPDAHQVESGQNSDENSSLQELRNKIEEERMCKVCFSNPADMVLLPCRHLLCCLDCTQRIKQGNQKCPYCRRRIGNTVRIFRI